The following coding sequences are from one Gopherus flavomarginatus isolate rGopFla2 chromosome 23, rGopFla2.mat.asm, whole genome shotgun sequence window:
- the LOC127039373 gene encoding protein mono-ADP-ribosyltransferase TIPARP-like isoform X4, whose translation MAAGSDAPTALPPARLARLKRSRRSASHLPVALRTKALAQLLHHRSPEPGSTTTPAPGLPSPAPAPPAGDPHGDRVELALREAEAAPEPAPEAGPGCEELTLDHLLEIVAQLEYHTHPEDGVEICPLFLLGCCFSGACCPQHHTLLPYHWQLWQTASLPPGWLSVGPEAHETLERLYSDPERTLVRASYQGVAFDIDLVAMQPFTQSIEAALRRGQEEALCSTAEHSYQLNLRAGYQRNLATGTVRPLRARPAFRAPALLLPELRTLSGSLYLGPTPAPGPPLAQPYPETWVPLAPEQDWHQAPVAVEERGYRLIYGLFHKSLPESRYRLERVWRVQNPFLWDKYKRKQSHMSRQMSPEQRLRNERHLFHGTSAGAVPAICKHNLDPRLSGKHAALYGQGSYFARRASYSHRYAPPAEAGLRHVFLCKVLVGRSALGQPALRRPPALDPGDPASDLYDSCVDSLSDPQIYVVFDNDQCYPYFLLQYRELEEVVKVD comes from the exons ATGGCAGCCGGCAGTGatgcccccacagccctgccgcccGCCCGGCTCGCTCGCCTCAAACGCTCCCGCCGTTCGGCGTCCCACCTCCCCGTTGCGCTGCGGACGAAGGCCCTGGCGCAGCTGCTCCACCATCGTTCCCCCGAGCCGGGCAGCACCACCACCCCAGCCCCCGGCCTGCCCTCCCCGGCCCCAGCGCCCCCCGCCGGCGACCCCCACGGGGACAGGGTGGAGCTGGCGCTGCGGGAGGCGGAGGCGGCTCCGGAGCCGGCCCCCGAGGCCGGGCCTGGGTGCGAGGAGCTGACCTTGGACCACCTGCTGGAGATCGTGGCCCAGCTGGAGTACCACACCCACCCCGAGGACGGGGTGGAGATCTGCCCCCTCTTCctcctgggctgctgcttctccggggcctgctgcccccagcaccaCACCCTCCTGCCCTACCACTGGCAGCTGTGGCAGACGGCCAGCCTGCCCCCCGGCTGGCTGAGCGTCGGGCCCGAGGCCCACGAGACGCTGGAGCGGCTCTACAGCGACCCTGAGCGCACCCTCGTGCGGGCCTCCTACCA AGGCGTCGCCTTCGACATCGACCTGGTGGCCATGCAG CCCTTCACCCAGAGCATCGAGGCGGCGCTGCGGCGCGGCCAGGAGGAGGCGCTGTGCAGCACGGCCGAGCACAGCTACCAGCTTAACCTGCGGGCCGGCTACCAGCGCAACCTGGCCACGGGCACCGTGCGCCCCCTGCGGGCCCGGCCCGCCTTCCgcgcccctgccctgctgctgccgGAGCTACG GACGCTCTCCGGCAGCCTGTACCTGGGCCCCACGCCAGCCCCGGGGCCCCCCCTGGCACAGCCCTACCCCGAGACCTGGGTGCCGCTGGCCCCCGAACAGGACTGGCACCAGGCGCCCGTGGCGGTGGAGGAGCGCGGCTACCGGCTCATCTACGGGCTCTTTCACAAGAGCCTGCCCGAGTCGCGGTACCGCCTGGAGCGGGTCTGGCGGGTGCAGAACCCCTTCCTGTGGGACAAGTACAAGAG GAAGCAGAGCCACATGAGCCGGCAGATGTCCCCGGAGCAGCGGCTGCGGAACGAGCGTCACCTCTTCCACGGGACGTCGGCGGGCGCGGTGCCGGCCATCTGCAAACACAACCTGGACCCCCGGCTGTCGGGGAAACACGCCGCCCTCTACGGGCAGGGCAGCTACTTCGCCCGCCGGGCCAGCTACTCCCACCGCTACGCGCCCCCCGCCGAGGCCGGCCTGCGCCACGTCTTCCTCTGCAAGGTGCTGGTGGGGCGCTCGGCCCTGGGGCAGCCGGCCCTGCGCCGGCCCCCGGCCCTGGACCCCGGCGACCCGGCCAGCGACCTGTACGACTCGTGCGTGGACAGCCTGAGCGACCCCCAGATCTACGTGGTCTTCGACAACGACCAGTGCTACCCCTACTTCCTCCTCCAGTACCGCGAGctggaggaggtggtgaaggTGGACTGA
- the LOC127039373 gene encoding collagen alpha-1(I) chain-like isoform X1, which yields MAAGSDAPTALPPARLARLKRSRRSASHLPVALRTKALAQLLHHRSPEPGSTTTPAPGLPSPAPAPPAGDPHGDRVELALREAEAAPEPAPEAGPGCEELTLDHLLEIVAQLEYHTHPEDGVEICPLFLLGCCFSGACCPQHHTLLPYHWQLWQTASLPPGWLSVGPEAHETLERLYSDPERTLVRASYQGVAFDIDLVAMQVRNSPRFTRVRRLGTSPAPGAPFGTSHVYYWRALGGWQPYSQDALRQPVPGPHASPGAPPGTALPRDLGAAGPRTGLAPGARGGGGARLPAHLRALSQEPARVAVPPGAGLAGAEPLPVGQVQEEAEPHEPADVPGAAAAERASPLPRDVGGRGAGHLQTQPGPPAVGETRRPLRAGQLLRPPGQLLPPLRAPRRGRPAPRLPLQGAGGALGPGAAGPAPAPGPGPRRPGQRPVRLVRGQPERPPDLRGLRQRPVLPLLPPPVPRAGGGGEGGLSRGKNPGVLLPLAESSRGSGVIGLDWAQQEVMSLGPTRLSRVQQEVMSFYSRLRCHRTGLSPSEVPQEVMSCYRAPAGSDVCQWAWLPAGLDVT from the exons ATGGCAGCCGGCAGTGatgcccccacagccctgccgcccGCCCGGCTCGCTCGCCTCAAACGCTCCCGCCGTTCGGCGTCCCACCTCCCCGTTGCGCTGCGGACGAAGGCCCTGGCGCAGCTGCTCCACCATCGTTCCCCCGAGCCGGGCAGCACCACCACCCCAGCCCCCGGCCTGCCCTCCCCGGCCCCAGCGCCCCCCGCCGGCGACCCCCACGGGGACAGGGTGGAGCTGGCGCTGCGGGAGGCGGAGGCGGCTCCGGAGCCGGCCCCCGAGGCCGGGCCTGGGTGCGAGGAGCTGACCTTGGACCACCTGCTGGAGATCGTGGCCCAGCTGGAGTACCACACCCACCCCGAGGACGGGGTGGAGATCTGCCCCCTCTTCctcctgggctgctgcttctccggggcctgctgcccccagcaccaCACCCTCCTGCCCTACCACTGGCAGCTGTGGCAGACGGCCAGCCTGCCCCCCGGCTGGCTGAGCGTCGGGCCCGAGGCCCACGAGACGCTGGAGCGGCTCTACAGCGACCCTGAGCGCACCCTCGTGCGGGCCTCCTACCA AGGCGTCGCCTTCGACATCGACCTGGTGGCCATGCAGGTGCGCAACAGTCCCAGATTCACCCGCGTGCGGCGCCTGGGTACCTCCCCGGCACCTGGCGCCCCCTTCGGCACCAGCCACGTCTACTACTGGCGGGCGCTCGGCGGCTGGCAGCCCTACAGCCAG GACGCTCTCCGGCAGCCTGTACCTGGGCCCCACGCCAGCCCCGGGGCCCCCCCTGGCACAGCCCTACCCCGAGACCTGGGTGCCGCTGGCCCCCGAACAGGACTGGCACCAGGCGCCCGTGGCGGTGGAGGAGCGCGGCTACCGGCTCATCTACGGGCTCTTTCACAAGAGCCTGCCCGAGTCGCGGTACCGCCTGGAGCGGGTCTGGCGGGTGCAGAACCCCTTCCTGTGGGACAAGTACAAGAG GAAGCAGAGCCACATGAGCCGGCAGATGTCCCCGGAGCAGCGGCTGCGGAACGAGCGTCACCTCTTCCACGGGACGTCGGCGGGCGCGGTGCCGGCCATCTGCAAACACAACCTGGACCCCCGGCTGTCGGGGAAACACGCCGCCCTCTACGGGCAGGGCAGCTACTTCGCCCGCCGGGCCAGCTACTCCCACCGCTACGCGCCCCCCGCCGAGGCCGGCCTGCGCCACGTCTTCCTCTGCAAGGTGCTGGTGGGGCGCTCGGCCCTGGGGCAGCCGGCCCTGCGCCGGCCCCCGGCCCTGGACCCCGGCGACCCGGCCAGCGACCTGTACGACTCGTGCGTGGACAGCCTGAGCGACCCCCAGATCTACGTGGTCTTCGACAACGACCAGTGCTACCCCTACTTCCTCCTCCAGTACCGCGAGctggaggaggtggtgaaggTGGACTGAGCCgggggaagaacccaggagtcctgttgcCGCTGGCGGAGTCGTCCCGTGGTAGCGGCGTGATTGGTCTGGATtgggcccagcaggaagtgatgtCACTAGGCCCCACGCGTCTGTCCAGGGTCCAGCAGGAAGTGATGTCATTCTACAGCAGGCTGAGATGTCACAGGACCGGACTCAGTCCTTCAGAGGTCCCGCAGGAAGTGATGTCATGCTACAGGGCTCCAGCAGGAAGTGATGTCTGCCAATGGGCTTGGCTGCCTGCAGGCCTTGATGTCACGTAA
- the LOC127039373 gene encoding protein mono-ADP-ribosyltransferase TIPARP-like isoform X2: MAAGSDAPTALPPARLARLKRSRRSASHLPVALRTKALAQLLHHRSPEPGSTTTPAPGLPSPAPAPPAGDPHGDRVELALREAEAAPEPAPEAGPGCEELTLDHLLEIVAQLEYHTHPEDGVEICPLFLLGCCFSGACCPQHHTLLPYHWQLWQTASLPPGWLSVGPEAHETLERLYSDPERTLVRASYQGVAFDIDLVAMQVRNSPRFTRVRRLGTSPAPGAPFGTSHVYYWRALGGWQPYSQPFTQSIEAALRRGQEEALCSTAEHSYQLNLRAGYQRNLATGTVRPLRARPAFRAPALLLPELRTLSGSLYLGPTPAPGPPLAQPYPETWVPLAPEQDWHQAPVAVEERGYRLIYGLFHKSLPESRYRLERVWRVQNPFLWDKYKRKQSHMSRQMSPEQRLRNERHLFHGTSAGAVPAICKHNLDPRLSGKHAALYGQGSYFARRASYSHRYAPPAEAGLRHVFLCKVLVGRSALGQPALRRPPALDPGDPASDLYDSCVDSLSDPQIYVVFDNDQCYPYFLLQYRELEEVVKVD, translated from the exons ATGGCAGCCGGCAGTGatgcccccacagccctgccgcccGCCCGGCTCGCTCGCCTCAAACGCTCCCGCCGTTCGGCGTCCCACCTCCCCGTTGCGCTGCGGACGAAGGCCCTGGCGCAGCTGCTCCACCATCGTTCCCCCGAGCCGGGCAGCACCACCACCCCAGCCCCCGGCCTGCCCTCCCCGGCCCCAGCGCCCCCCGCCGGCGACCCCCACGGGGACAGGGTGGAGCTGGCGCTGCGGGAGGCGGAGGCGGCTCCGGAGCCGGCCCCCGAGGCCGGGCCTGGGTGCGAGGAGCTGACCTTGGACCACCTGCTGGAGATCGTGGCCCAGCTGGAGTACCACACCCACCCCGAGGACGGGGTGGAGATCTGCCCCCTCTTCctcctgggctgctgcttctccggggcctgctgcccccagcaccaCACCCTCCTGCCCTACCACTGGCAGCTGTGGCAGACGGCCAGCCTGCCCCCCGGCTGGCTGAGCGTCGGGCCCGAGGCCCACGAGACGCTGGAGCGGCTCTACAGCGACCCTGAGCGCACCCTCGTGCGGGCCTCCTACCA AGGCGTCGCCTTCGACATCGACCTGGTGGCCATGCAGGTGCGCAACAGTCCCAGATTCACCCGCGTGCGGCGCCTGGGTACCTCCCCGGCACCTGGCGCCCCCTTCGGCACCAGCCACGTCTACTACTGGCGGGCGCTCGGCGGCTGGCAGCCCTACAGCCAG CCCTTCACCCAGAGCATCGAGGCGGCGCTGCGGCGCGGCCAGGAGGAGGCGCTGTGCAGCACGGCCGAGCACAGCTACCAGCTTAACCTGCGGGCCGGCTACCAGCGCAACCTGGCCACGGGCACCGTGCGCCCCCTGCGGGCCCGGCCCGCCTTCCgcgcccctgccctgctgctgccgGAGCTACG GACGCTCTCCGGCAGCCTGTACCTGGGCCCCACGCCAGCCCCGGGGCCCCCCCTGGCACAGCCCTACCCCGAGACCTGGGTGCCGCTGGCCCCCGAACAGGACTGGCACCAGGCGCCCGTGGCGGTGGAGGAGCGCGGCTACCGGCTCATCTACGGGCTCTTTCACAAGAGCCTGCCCGAGTCGCGGTACCGCCTGGAGCGGGTCTGGCGGGTGCAGAACCCCTTCCTGTGGGACAAGTACAAGAG GAAGCAGAGCCACATGAGCCGGCAGATGTCCCCGGAGCAGCGGCTGCGGAACGAGCGTCACCTCTTCCACGGGACGTCGGCGGGCGCGGTGCCGGCCATCTGCAAACACAACCTGGACCCCCGGCTGTCGGGGAAACACGCCGCCCTCTACGGGCAGGGCAGCTACTTCGCCCGCCGGGCCAGCTACTCCCACCGCTACGCGCCCCCCGCCGAGGCCGGCCTGCGCCACGTCTTCCTCTGCAAGGTGCTGGTGGGGCGCTCGGCCCTGGGGCAGCCGGCCCTGCGCCGGCCCCCGGCCCTGGACCCCGGCGACCCGGCCAGCGACCTGTACGACTCGTGCGTGGACAGCCTGAGCGACCCCCAGATCTACGTGGTCTTCGACAACGACCAGTGCTACCCCTACTTCCTCCTCCAGTACCGCGAGctggaggaggtggtgaaggTGGACTGA
- the LOC127039373 gene encoding protein bassoon-like isoform X3, with product MAAGSDAPTALPPARLARLKRSRRSASHLPVALRTKALAQLLHHRSPEPGSTTTPAPGLPSPAPAPPAGDPHGDRVELALREAEAAPEPAPEAGPGCEELTLDHLLEIVAQLEYHTHPEDGVEICPLFLLGCCFSGACCPQHHTLLPYHWQLWQTASLPPGWLSVGPEAHETLERLYSDPERTLVRASYQGVAFDIDLVAMQDALRQPVPGPHASPGAPPGTALPRDLGAAGPRTGLAPGARGGGGARLPAHLRALSQEPARVAVPPGAGLAGAEPLPVGQVQEEAEPHEPADVPGAAAAERASPLPRDVGGRGAGHLQTQPGPPAVGETRRPLRAGQLLRPPGQLLPPLRAPRRGRPAPRLPLQGAGGALGPGAAGPAPAPGPGPRRPGQRPVRLVRGQPERPPDLRGLRQRPVLPLLPPPVPRAGGGGEGGLSRGKNPGVLLPLAESSRGSGVIGLDWAQQEVMSLGPTRLSRVQQEVMSFYSRLRCHRTGLSPSEVPQEVMSCYRAPAGSDVCQWAWLPAGLDVT from the exons ATGGCAGCCGGCAGTGatgcccccacagccctgccgcccGCCCGGCTCGCTCGCCTCAAACGCTCCCGCCGTTCGGCGTCCCACCTCCCCGTTGCGCTGCGGACGAAGGCCCTGGCGCAGCTGCTCCACCATCGTTCCCCCGAGCCGGGCAGCACCACCACCCCAGCCCCCGGCCTGCCCTCCCCGGCCCCAGCGCCCCCCGCCGGCGACCCCCACGGGGACAGGGTGGAGCTGGCGCTGCGGGAGGCGGAGGCGGCTCCGGAGCCGGCCCCCGAGGCCGGGCCTGGGTGCGAGGAGCTGACCTTGGACCACCTGCTGGAGATCGTGGCCCAGCTGGAGTACCACACCCACCCCGAGGACGGGGTGGAGATCTGCCCCCTCTTCctcctgggctgctgcttctccggggcctgctgcccccagcaccaCACCCTCCTGCCCTACCACTGGCAGCTGTGGCAGACGGCCAGCCTGCCCCCCGGCTGGCTGAGCGTCGGGCCCGAGGCCCACGAGACGCTGGAGCGGCTCTACAGCGACCCTGAGCGCACCCTCGTGCGGGCCTCCTACCA AGGCGTCGCCTTCGACATCGACCTGGTGGCCATGCAG GACGCTCTCCGGCAGCCTGTACCTGGGCCCCACGCCAGCCCCGGGGCCCCCCCTGGCACAGCCCTACCCCGAGACCTGGGTGCCGCTGGCCCCCGAACAGGACTGGCACCAGGCGCCCGTGGCGGTGGAGGAGCGCGGCTACCGGCTCATCTACGGGCTCTTTCACAAGAGCCTGCCCGAGTCGCGGTACCGCCTGGAGCGGGTCTGGCGGGTGCAGAACCCCTTCCTGTGGGACAAGTACAAGAG GAAGCAGAGCCACATGAGCCGGCAGATGTCCCCGGAGCAGCGGCTGCGGAACGAGCGTCACCTCTTCCACGGGACGTCGGCGGGCGCGGTGCCGGCCATCTGCAAACACAACCTGGACCCCCGGCTGTCGGGGAAACACGCCGCCCTCTACGGGCAGGGCAGCTACTTCGCCCGCCGGGCCAGCTACTCCCACCGCTACGCGCCCCCCGCCGAGGCCGGCCTGCGCCACGTCTTCCTCTGCAAGGTGCTGGTGGGGCGCTCGGCCCTGGGGCAGCCGGCCCTGCGCCGGCCCCCGGCCCTGGACCCCGGCGACCCGGCCAGCGACCTGTACGACTCGTGCGTGGACAGCCTGAGCGACCCCCAGATCTACGTGGTCTTCGACAACGACCAGTGCTACCCCTACTTCCTCCTCCAGTACCGCGAGctggaggaggtggtgaaggTGGACTGAGCCgggggaagaacccaggagtcctgttgcCGCTGGCGGAGTCGTCCCGTGGTAGCGGCGTGATTGGTCTGGATtgggcccagcaggaagtgatgtCACTAGGCCCCACGCGTCTGTCCAGGGTCCAGCAGGAAGTGATGTCATTCTACAGCAGGCTGAGATGTCACAGGACCGGACTCAGTCCTTCAGAGGTCCCGCAGGAAGTGATGTCATGCTACAGGGCTCCAGCAGGAAGTGATGTCTGCCAATGGGCTTGGCTGCCTGCAGGCCTTGATGTCACGTAA